One part of the Mariniblastus fucicola genome encodes these proteins:
- a CDS encoding TVP38/TMEM64 family protein: MPDENESKSDSGRGIWTKLIVLGIVVSLAAVVYFFFGDMLSLDSLAEQESQLRDFQTQHPVLVFGIAFLIYVAVTGLSLPGAAALTLLYGWYFGLVPGFLLVSFASTTGATIAFLFSRYLFRDAIQNRFGERLEKFNESLEREGPFFLFTLRLIPAVPFFVINAVMGLTPIKTRTFWWVSQLGMLAGTLVYVYAGSRVPSLSKLAEEGINAVFSPTQMVQIVIALALLGAFPLIARWVMKAFFQKSAATDSANSAVT, from the coding sequence ATGCCAGATGAAAACGAATCGAAGTCCGACAGCGGTCGCGGCATCTGGACCAAGCTCATCGTGCTTGGCATTGTCGTAAGCCTCGCGGCCGTCGTCTACTTCTTTTTCGGAGACATGCTTTCGCTGGACAGCCTCGCCGAACAGGAATCTCAGCTTCGCGACTTCCAAACCCAACACCCGGTGCTCGTTTTCGGAATTGCGTTTCTGATCTACGTGGCCGTGACCGGATTGTCGTTGCCAGGGGCCGCTGCACTGACGCTGCTGTACGGTTGGTACTTCGGTTTGGTCCCCGGATTTCTGTTGGTCAGCTTTGCGTCGACGACCGGAGCCACCATTGCGTTTCTTTTTAGCCGATACCTTTTTCGAGACGCGATCCAAAACCGCTTCGGTGAGCGGCTGGAAAAGTTTAACGAATCGCTGGAACGTGAAGGCCCGTTCTTTCTGTTTACCCTGCGACTGATTCCAGCCGTCCCCTTCTTTGTCATCAACGCCGTGATGGGACTGACGCCGATCAAAACGCGAACGTTTTGGTGGGTCAGCCAACTGGGAATGTTGGCCGGCACGCTGGTCTATGTGTACGCCGGCTCGCGCGTCCCAAGTCTGTCCAAGCTGGCCGAAGAAGGCATCAACGCCGTGTTCTCGCCGACACAGATGGTGCAGATTGTCATTGCGTTGGCATTGCTGGGAGCTTTCCCGTTGATTGCTCGCTGGGTGATGAAAGCTTTCTTTCAAAAGTCGGCCGCCACGGACTCAGCAAACTCGGCAGTCACTTAA
- a CDS encoding sigma-70 family RNA polymerase sigma factor — MAEVNPDIWVDQYGDYLFRYAKSRLRNANAAEEVVQETFLAGVRYSEQFAGRGSERGWLMGILKRKIVDHIRVRMKHNKATSYEDEHDPSEQLFDANGNWKSGAINWSPSPGQQIEMEELQALVQDCMQSLPENQAAVFVLSVMEELDSDDICRELEITPANMWVRMHRARVGLAKCVGAKWHVGEEAKQHVK, encoded by the coding sequence ATGGCTGAAGTAAATCCGGATATCTGGGTCGACCAATACGGCGACTATCTGTTTCGCTACGCCAAATCGCGATTGCGCAATGCTAACGCTGCCGAAGAAGTCGTGCAGGAAACTTTTCTTGCGGGCGTTCGTTATTCGGAACAGTTCGCGGGTCGAGGCTCTGAACGAGGTTGGCTGATGGGCATTCTAAAACGAAAGATCGTGGACCACATTCGCGTCCGCATGAAGCACAATAAAGCGACGTCTTACGAAGACGAACATGATCCTTCGGAACAACTATTTGACGCCAACGGAAACTGGAAATCCGGCGCTATCAACTGGTCGCCATCGCCCGGGCAACAGATCGAGATGGAAGAACTGCAAGCCCTGGTTCAGGACTGCATGCAATCGTTACCCGAAAATCAAGCGGCCGTTTTTGTGCTCAGCGTGATGGAAGAGTTAGACTCAGACGACATTTGTCGCGAGCTCGAAATCACACCCGCAAACATGTGGGTGAGAATGCATCGAGCCCGTGTCGGACTGGCGAAGTGCGTCGGCGCAAAATGGCACGTGGGTGAGGAGGCGAAACAACATGTCAAATGA
- a CDS encoding serine/threonine-protein kinase, translating to MSNDEKLSQLISQSLRCNLNADESADVESHLRESVEARKFAELSALIQNSVMGSAVSDSQPGNAAGGLSAASKQRLRDSIRGAVEEKLSLSQAGLLKNDPASGTRAQVTSGSSFSEGMEIRQVQSSFRLVRQLAQGGLGNVWLAQDEKLNRTIAIKELKSSALESPDAWQRFHREAEITGHLEHPNVVPLYLYGVDRQSGEPFYAMRFVGKRTLSNAIEEHHDLLAAGETGVVCLHRLLSVFLDICQAIAYAHSRGVVHRDLKPDNVALDNFGQVIVIDWGLAKVLEEGELATKLTSGANLSESALLQTMEGEAVGTPLYMSPEQAAGELDKIDHRTDVYGLGSILFSILTGKAPHEKSVAGTSPIFNSDLNAVLKVIATSDPPTACDYGKSVPRELEQICLKAMAKKQHMRYRSAEELASAVESWMAGQNGKQAAYDTLRMEGRELRADMQATARDMERNIRFVAGMPPIQQLINLKSDEEIRVWRERLSTIFQGLLKATPYFRSFAYTQVTDGQFQELVRVERHSHDASTIRVVPRSHLSSGTVSEFIQCVVDQKPDEVYTSIVNEAYTEGDEQCHLDLSLLAGVPIYDELKEDVFGCVLIECDINQLLREQLGRNSSAAEIMVACTTSGLVLLQSQGAQIVENRQAQTVSELSAHFSPTLEALRTESDFIDEQDSEIFGASLWFVPNERGISYLLTRRRTEN from the coding sequence ATGTCAAATGATGAAAAGTTGAGCCAGCTGATTTCGCAATCGCTGCGTTGCAACCTGAACGCTGACGAATCGGCCGATGTCGAGAGCCATCTGCGCGAGTCTGTCGAGGCACGGAAATTTGCGGAACTGTCGGCGCTGATTCAAAACTCAGTGATGGGTTCAGCGGTTTCGGATTCACAACCAGGCAACGCGGCAGGCGGACTTTCCGCGGCGTCAAAACAACGTCTACGCGATTCGATTCGCGGCGCCGTTGAGGAAAAGCTTAGCCTTTCCCAGGCGGGTCTGCTGAAGAATGATCCGGCGTCGGGAACCAGGGCCCAGGTGACTTCCGGTTCATCGTTTTCGGAGGGCATGGAGATCCGGCAGGTGCAATCAAGCTTCCGGCTTGTCCGGCAATTGGCTCAAGGGGGCCTTGGAAATGTGTGGTTGGCTCAAGATGAAAAGCTGAACCGTACGATTGCGATCAAGGAGCTGAAATCGTCAGCGCTCGAGTCGCCCGACGCTTGGCAACGATTTCATCGCGAAGCTGAAATCACCGGACATCTTGAGCACCCGAATGTAGTGCCGTTGTATCTTTACGGGGTGGATCGACAATCGGGCGAACCGTTTTACGCGATGCGTTTTGTGGGCAAACGAACGTTGTCCAATGCGATCGAGGAACATCATGACCTGTTGGCGGCCGGCGAAACGGGTGTGGTTTGCCTGCACCGATTGTTGTCCGTTTTTCTCGACATCTGCCAGGCGATTGCCTATGCCCATTCACGCGGAGTCGTGCACCGCGACTTGAAACCGGATAACGTCGCGTTGGACAACTTCGGACAGGTGATCGTGATCGACTGGGGGTTGGCGAAAGTTCTCGAAGAGGGTGAACTGGCGACCAAACTGACTTCCGGAGCCAACCTTAGTGAATCGGCGTTGTTGCAAACGATGGAAGGCGAAGCCGTCGGGACTCCGCTCTACATGTCGCCGGAACAGGCCGCTGGTGAGCTGGACAAAATCGATCATCGTACTGACGTGTACGGTCTGGGTTCGATTTTGTTTTCAATCCTGACTGGCAAAGCACCGCACGAGAAAAGCGTTGCGGGAACGTCACCAATTTTCAATTCTGACTTGAATGCAGTATTGAAAGTGATCGCGACTTCGGATCCGCCCACCGCGTGCGACTATGGCAAATCGGTTCCGAGAGAGCTGGAGCAGATTTGTCTCAAGGCGATGGCGAAGAAACAGCACATGCGTTATCGCTCCGCAGAGGAACTCGCATCGGCGGTCGAAAGCTGGATGGCGGGACAGAACGGAAAACAGGCTGCCTACGATACGCTGCGTATGGAAGGACGTGAGCTTCGCGCGGACATGCAGGCAACGGCTCGCGACATGGAACGCAACATTCGTTTCGTGGCCGGGATGCCGCCGATCCAGCAACTGATAAATCTCAAATCCGATGAAGAAATTCGCGTCTGGCGTGAACGCCTGTCAACAATTTTTCAGGGACTGCTCAAAGCCACGCCTTACTTTCGAAGTTTCGCGTACACTCAAGTCACCGATGGACAATTTCAGGAATTGGTCCGCGTCGAACGTCACAGCCACGATGCGTCCACGATTCGCGTTGTCCCACGGAGCCATCTGAGTTCGGGAACGGTTAGCGAATTTATCCAGTGCGTCGTCGACCAGAAACCGGATGAGGTTTACACATCGATCGTCAATGAGGCTTACACCGAAGGCGACGAGCAATGCCACCTGGATCTCAGTTTGCTTGCCGGCGTCCCGATTTACGACGAACTCAAAGAGGACGTTTTCGGTTGCGTGCTGATCGAGTGCGACATCAATCAGCTGTTGCGAGAGCAGCTTGGCCGCAATTCATCGGCGGCCGAAATCATGGTGGCTTGCACGACGTCCGGGCTGGTTCTGCTGCAATCCCAAGGCGCTCAAATTGTCGAAAACCGGCAAGCCCAAACCGTTTCGGAATTGTCTGCTCATTTTTCGCCGACGCTCGAGGCTCTGCGAACCGAATCTGACTTTATCGATGAACAGGACTCCGAGATCTTCGGTGCAAGCCTTTGGTTTGTTCCCAACGAACGCGGAATCAGCTACCTGCTAACGCGACGACGCACGGAAAATTAA
- a CDS encoding ECF-type sigma factor, translating into MSDSQNVSHWINLVKDGDSSAANRIWRHYFDRLVGSVRQRLYGQNRAISDEEDIVLSVFDSFYAAAEKGRFPDLADRDDLWRLLLTMATRKVIDKRRRDTRQRRGGELAIHSLDGDSGDSIIVEAIGNEPTPDMVLMMQESVEELFSHLGVGQLQELAGAKLEGYSNAEIADRFECSERTIERRLHLIREKLQQEVISDHDDSPKKTTDLGPGTN; encoded by the coding sequence ATGTCAGATTCCCAAAACGTCAGCCACTGGATCAATCTCGTAAAAGACGGTGACTCTTCGGCGGCGAACCGAATTTGGCGGCACTATTTCGATCGGCTGGTCGGTTCGGTGCGGCAACGGCTGTACGGTCAGAACCGGGCGATCTCGGACGAAGAAGACATCGTGCTGAGCGTTTTCGACAGCTTCTACGCCGCTGCGGAAAAAGGCCGATTTCCGGATCTTGCCGATCGAGACGATCTTTGGCGACTTTTGCTGACGATGGCGACTCGCAAAGTCATCGACAAACGACGCCGCGACACAAGGCAACGGCGTGGCGGAGAATTGGCCATTCACTCGCTGGATGGCGATTCCGGCGACTCGATTATTGTCGAAGCGATCGGCAATGAGCCCACTCCGGACATGGTTTTAATGATGCAGGAGTCCGTGGAAGAACTTTTTTCGCATTTGGGTGTCGGGCAGCTGCAAGAATTGGCGGGTGCCAAGTTAGAGGGGTATTCGAACGCGGAAATAGCTGACCGTTTCGAGTGCTCAGAGCGAACGATCGAGCGTCGTTTGCACCTGATTCGTGAAAAATTACAGCAGGAAGTGATCTCAGACCATGACGATTCACCGAAAAAAACTACCGATCTCGGCCCTGGAACGAATTGA
- a CDS encoding mercuric reductase — MIQLQPHDEHNRELESNVHPPEWQNPTPADNYHLVVIGAGTAGLVTAAGAAGLGARVALIERELMGGDCLNVGCVPSKGLIGAARVAATVRDAAPFGVNVPEGSAVDFGKAMERMREKRAGISHVDSAQRFKDLGVDVFLGQGKFTDDNTVTVTRKDGSVSQLKFKKGVIATGARAAAPPIKGLDSVDYLTNENLFSLTELPKRFGIVGSGPIGAEMAQSFARFGSEVFLFERGDHILTREDDEAAAVVQNQFEKDGVNLMLNSKDMELAPAADGKISVKVTQNGTQSETVVDQLLVAVGRAPNTDGLNLEGVNVDFDKKGIQVNDNLQTTNPRIYAAGDICSKYQFTHAADFQARIVIQNALFAVGPFGKKKSSDLIIPWATYTSPEIAHVGMYPKDAKEAGIEIDTYTQQLEHVDRAILEGNDEGFVKVHTKKGTDKIVGATIVAENAGDLISEITVAMQNKIGLAGIGSTIHPYPTQADAIRKLGDQFNKTKLTPFSEKMLGLLRRLNVGK, encoded by the coding sequence ATCATCCAGCTGCAGCCCCATGACGAACACAATCGCGAGCTCGAGTCCAATGTGCATCCGCCAGAATGGCAAAATCCGACTCCGGCAGACAACTATCACCTTGTCGTTATCGGTGCGGGGACGGCTGGGTTGGTGACTGCTGCTGGAGCTGCCGGGCTGGGCGCGCGAGTTGCTTTGATCGAGCGAGAGCTGATGGGCGGCGACTGTCTCAACGTTGGCTGCGTGCCATCGAAAGGCCTCATCGGCGCGGCCCGAGTTGCCGCCACCGTTCGCGACGCGGCTCCGTTTGGAGTCAACGTGCCCGAGGGTTCCGCGGTCGACTTTGGGAAAGCCATGGAGCGGATGAGAGAGAAACGAGCTGGCATCAGCCACGTCGATTCGGCTCAGCGATTCAAGGATCTGGGCGTCGACGTCTTTCTCGGGCAAGGCAAATTTACGGACGACAATACCGTCACCGTCACACGAAAAGATGGCTCAGTTTCGCAGCTGAAATTCAAGAAAGGCGTGATTGCGACAGGGGCTCGTGCTGCAGCGCCGCCGATCAAGGGACTCGACAGCGTCGACTATTTGACCAACGAAAACCTGTTCTCGCTCACCGAGTTGCCGAAGCGATTCGGTATCGTTGGCAGCGGACCGATTGGAGCCGAGATGGCTCAATCGTTTGCCCGATTCGGCAGCGAAGTGTTCCTTTTCGAACGTGGTGATCACATTTTGACTCGGGAGGACGACGAGGCGGCTGCCGTGGTGCAGAACCAGTTTGAGAAAGACGGCGTCAACCTGATGCTGAACTCGAAAGACATGGAACTGGCGCCTGCGGCTGACGGAAAGATCAGCGTGAAAGTCACGCAGAACGGAACGCAATCGGAAACCGTCGTAGATCAGTTACTGGTCGCGGTCGGTCGAGCCCCCAACACGGACGGCTTGAATCTCGAAGGGGTCAACGTGGACTTCGACAAGAAAGGCATCCAAGTCAACGACAACTTGCAAACGACCAACCCGCGGATCTACGCAGCGGGTGATATCTGCTCAAAATATCAGTTCACGCACGCGGCAGACTTTCAGGCGCGGATCGTGATTCAGAACGCATTGTTTGCCGTCGGGCCGTTCGGCAAAAAGAAATCCAGCGACTTAATCATTCCGTGGGCGACTTATACCTCTCCGGAAATTGCTCACGTTGGAATGTATCCGAAAGATGCGAAGGAAGCCGGGATCGAGATCGACACCTACACGCAGCAACTCGAACATGTCGATCGCGCGATTCTCGAAGGCAACGATGAAGGCTTTGTTAAAGTTCACACAAAAAAGGGCACTGACAAAATCGTTGGTGCGACGATCGTGGCGGAGAACGCCGGCGACTTGATTTCCGAGATTACGGTCGCGATGCAGAACAAGATCGGCCTTGCGGGTATCGGTTCGACCATTCATCCCTATCCGACGCAAGCGGATGCCATTCGCAAACTCGGTGACCAGTTCAACAAAACGAAGCTGACTCCCTTTAGTGAAAAAATGCTTGGGTTGCTGCGGCGTCTGAACGTCGGAAAATAG
- a CDS encoding acyltransferase family protein, whose protein sequence is MATSIEISTPSAAYAADASTETAVASKVTIARRHDLDSLRAIAMLLGIVLHAAMSFTSIPWPVGDSQQSNLYELMFAAIHGFRMPLFFLVSGFFTAMLWRKRGLGGLIRQRLKRIVLPLFLGCLTIVPAMWAVNIFVSQRPSVDAGTEYFDAIAAGDTETLREAISANKIAIDALHPASGSTMLTVATFGGQPEIVEMLLDQGADVNQRNGDGGTALHTAAFMGNAEEAKLLIDAGADVEAKDASGRSPKDNLTVDFGTTSYIATMYGESVEEDELNAGRAEIAEMLGLDNTEASAAAGLDALYGLFFLLPVYMHLWFLAFLCWLVIAFVAYASIANFVNFKRIPKWIFCSPLSLLWLVPLTMLPQYFMQPGTFGPDGSIGLLPIPSVLAYYAIFFFFGVVYWDLDDTSGKLGRWWFIGLPVALFIVFPVGLDLVMGTFGFLPEKFGGSMKPMLGNLLQALFVWLMVFGSIGMFRDLFSGESKAMRYVSDSSYWLYLAHLPLVILAQWLVKDWPIPAVLKLVGIIVVVSAFLLLTYEYLIRYTIIGTMLNGPKKRKAVSVGS, encoded by the coding sequence ATGGCTACATCGATAGAAATTTCAACGCCGTCGGCCGCGTATGCCGCAGACGCGTCGACCGAAACAGCGGTCGCAAGCAAGGTCACGATTGCCCGCCGTCACGACCTCGATTCGCTACGTGCGATCGCAATGTTGTTGGGGATCGTGCTGCACGCGGCCATGTCTTTCACCTCGATTCCGTGGCCCGTTGGTGACTCGCAGCAAAGCAACCTGTACGAATTGATGTTTGCGGCCATCCATGGATTTCGCATGCCGCTGTTCTTTCTCGTGAGTGGTTTCTTCACTGCCATGTTGTGGCGGAAACGAGGACTCGGTGGACTGATCCGACAGCGATTGAAACGAATCGTGCTACCCCTGTTCCTGGGTTGCCTGACAATCGTGCCAGCCATGTGGGCTGTCAACATCTTTGTTTCACAGAGGCCGTCGGTCGATGCCGGCACGGAGTACTTTGACGCCATCGCCGCGGGCGACACAGAAACGCTCCGAGAAGCAATCAGCGCAAACAAGATCGCAATCGACGCGCTACATCCAGCCTCCGGCTCGACGATGTTGACTGTCGCGACCTTTGGTGGCCAACCCGAGATCGTCGAAATGCTGTTGGATCAAGGAGCCGACGTGAATCAGCGCAATGGCGATGGCGGAACCGCGCTGCACACCGCCGCGTTCATGGGGAATGCTGAGGAAGCCAAATTGCTAATCGACGCTGGTGCCGACGTGGAGGCAAAGGACGCGAGCGGACGATCGCCGAAAGACAATCTGACCGTCGACTTTGGTACGACCAGCTACATCGCAACGATGTACGGCGAATCGGTTGAGGAAGATGAGCTCAATGCAGGTCGTGCCGAGATCGCGGAAATGCTCGGCCTGGACAACACCGAGGCATCGGCTGCTGCGGGACTCGACGCGCTCTACGGACTGTTCTTTCTGTTGCCCGTGTACATGCATCTTTGGTTCCTGGCGTTTCTGTGCTGGCTGGTGATCGCTTTTGTTGCCTACGCTTCAATCGCAAATTTTGTGAACTTCAAACGAATCCCCAAATGGATTTTCTGCTCGCCGTTGAGCCTGTTGTGGTTGGTGCCGTTGACGATGCTGCCGCAATACTTCATGCAACCGGGCACATTCGGGCCGGACGGATCGATTGGCCTGCTGCCGATTCCGAGTGTTCTGGCCTACTACGCGATCTTCTTTTTCTTCGGTGTCGTGTATTGGGATCTGGACGACACCAGTGGAAAGCTGGGGCGGTGGTGGTTCATTGGCTTGCCCGTCGCTCTGTTCATCGTGTTCCCTGTCGGGCTTGATCTGGTCATGGGAACGTTCGGTTTCCTTCCGGAAAAGTTTGGCGGATCGATGAAGCCGATGTTGGGCAACCTGCTGCAAGCGTTGTTCGTCTGGCTAATGGTGTTCGGTTCGATCGGCATGTTTCGAGATCTGTTTTCTGGCGAGAGCAAAGCGATGCGATACGTTTCCGATTCATCGTACTGGCTGTACCTCGCCCATTTGCCGCTGGTGATTCTGGCTCAATGGCTGGTCAAGGACTGGCCAATTCCAGCGGTATTGAAGCTGGTAGGCATCATTGTTGTGGTGTCGGCGTTCTTGCTTTTGACGTATGAGTACCTGATTCGCTACACGATAATTGGCACGATGCTCAATGGCCCCAAGAAGCGGAAGGCGGTAAGCGTTGGGAGTTAG
- a CDS encoding serine/threonine-protein kinase has translation MTIHRKKLPISALERIDDRCAAFERSWQSGQPLTIESVVSGDLDPDERNLLLSELLVLEIDYRRRKGETPDVADYAERFPEDATAIRDALGIQPPPSRGFVPPSIEQIGERFPTLEIIELLGAGGMGAVYKARQKGLDRMVALKILPEEFGHDVKFALRFTREARTLAKLNHPNIVSVFEFGNVDDIYYFLMEYVDGSTLRDVVRAGQLAPEHALTIVPHLCDALQYAHDQAVVHRDIKPENILMAKDGSVKIADFGLSRIIGNEPNALAQTALTQANQVLGTPRYMAPEQLEGSHGVDHRADIYSLGVVFYEMLTGELPIGRFEAPSQKVQIDVRLDEVVLRTLEKEPRRRYQTASQIKTDLDSIASSPDDSYSPTMVHSSREEMREKAGMPVPSLSLGQQETAARLLLSRRELMDRVRSSLGPLRRGQAIQIMIGVALILLGAQCWARNTSVPHRVISGVILHVYGVIVIGAAAHVLTRIGRMDFSKPVTEVRESLNVVRKAYLMTGPVIGFPWWLMWIPATVAIGFDPVLNPVLNPYCLWVSLAIGIPGLAISFWLYLRVLKSNKGTAKAWQKQFTGESLARAYMTLDEIERARIE, from the coding sequence ATGACGATTCACCGAAAAAAACTACCGATCTCGGCCCTGGAACGAATTGACGATCGTTGCGCCGCATTTGAGCGCAGCTGGCAATCCGGTCAGCCGCTAACGATCGAGTCTGTGGTCTCGGGCGACTTGGACCCCGACGAGCGAAATTTGCTGCTGTCCGAGCTGCTGGTTTTGGAAATCGACTACCGTCGCCGCAAGGGAGAAACTCCGGACGTTGCCGACTATGCAGAACGATTCCCGGAAGACGCCACTGCGATCCGCGACGCGCTGGGAATCCAGCCGCCTCCATCGCGAGGTTTTGTGCCTCCCAGCATCGAACAAATCGGCGAACGATTTCCGACGCTGGAGATCATCGAACTGCTCGGCGCCGGCGGAATGGGAGCCGTTTACAAGGCTCGCCAGAAAGGGCTCGATCGAATGGTCGCGCTCAAGATTCTGCCCGAAGAGTTTGGGCACGATGTGAAGTTCGCGCTGCGATTCACTCGCGAAGCCCGTACTCTGGCCAAACTGAATCATCCCAACATCGTTTCGGTTTTTGAGTTTGGAAACGTCGACGACATCTACTACTTCCTGATGGAGTACGTCGATGGATCGACGCTTCGTGATGTTGTCCGTGCCGGACAGCTGGCGCCAGAACACGCGTTGACGATCGTGCCGCATCTTTGCGACGCGTTGCAATACGCTCACGATCAGGCAGTCGTGCATCGCGACATCAAGCCAGAAAATATTTTGATGGCCAAAGACGGATCAGTGAAAATCGCTGACTTTGGTTTGTCACGAATCATCGGCAACGAGCCCAACGCGCTGGCACAAACGGCACTGACTCAGGCCAATCAGGTTCTTGGCACGCCACGCTACATGGCGCCCGAGCAACTGGAAGGCTCGCACGGCGTCGATCACCGCGCGGACATCTATTCGCTGGGCGTCGTGTTCTACGAGATGCTGACGGGCGAACTTCCGATTGGAAGATTTGAAGCGCCGTCGCAGAAAGTTCAAATTGACGTTCGGCTGGATGAGGTCGTGTTGCGGACGCTGGAGAAAGAACCGAGACGGCGATATCAAACGGCAAGCCAAATCAAAACGGATCTCGATTCGATCGCGTCCAGTCCTGACGATTCCTATTCTCCGACGATGGTTCACAGTTCGCGGGAAGAGATGCGCGAAAAAGCCGGCATGCCGGTCCCATCGCTCAGTCTTGGGCAACAGGAAACGGCAGCTCGTTTGCTGCTGTCGCGCCGCGAGTTGATGGATCGAGTTCGTTCGTCGCTTGGTCCGCTTCGTCGGGGACAAGCCATCCAAATCATGATTGGCGTAGCGTTGATCCTGCTCGGGGCTCAATGCTGGGCTCGGAATACAAGCGTGCCGCATCGAGTCATCAGCGGCGTGATCTTGCACGTCTACGGAGTCATTGTGATCGGCGCGGCCGCCCATGTTTTGACTCGCATCGGTCGGATGGACTTTTCCAAACCCGTCACGGAGGTTCGCGAAAGTCTGAACGTCGTTCGCAAAGCTTATCTGATGACCGGACCGGTGATCGGGTTTCCGTGGTGGCTAATGTGGATCCCGGCGACGGTTGCGATTGGTTTCGATCCGGTGCTCAATCCGGTGCTCAATCCGTACTGCCTGTGGGTTTCATTGGCGATCGGAATTCCCGGCCTGGCAATTTCCTTCTGGCTGTACTTGCGAGTTCTCAAGTCGAACAAGGGGACGGCCAAGGCATGGCAAAAACAGTTCACGGGCGAAAGTCTTGCTCGGGCCTACATGACGCTGGATGAGATCGAACGAGCCCGCATCGAGTAG
- a CDS encoding OsmC family protein, which yields MSEANQKSADEGHGVSVVERDGSFTQDISARKHSIVADEPASVDGADLGMTPYELLLSALGACTSMTLRMYAKRKGISLDRVSVELVHDRIDSEDCETCDDQPNKVDRIRRVVTIEGDVTEAQRARMLEIAAMCPVHRTLTNQIQILTEPA from the coding sequence ATGAGCGAAGCCAACCAAAAATCAGCAGACGAAGGCCACGGCGTTTCCGTCGTCGAGCGAGATGGCAGTTTCACACAGGACATCAGTGCCAGAAAGCATTCGATCGTCGCGGATGAGCCAGCTTCGGTAGACGGCGCTGATTTGGGGATGACGCCGTACGAGTTGCTGTTGAGCGCGTTAGGCGCATGCACTTCGATGACACTGAGAATGTACGCCAAACGGAAAGGCATTTCGCTGGACCGGGTGAGTGTTGAACTGGTGCACGATCGCATTGACTCGGAAGACTGTGAAACGTGTGATGATCAACCAAACAAAGTCGATCGCATCCGTCGCGTGGTGACGATTGAAGGCGACGTGACCGAAGCACAACGCGCGAGAATGCTGGAAATCGCGGCGATGTGCCCGGTGCATCGCACGCTGACGAACCAGATTCAGATCCTGACAGAACCGGCCTGA
- a CDS encoding DMT family transporter yields the protein MLSWYSLTLIAAVFLGLYGIAKKHAVDENAVAPVLLANVSTAALIWSIPVAWEVLSGESDVGFGLCQLGAIEHLQLFLKSAMVGTSWMFAFVALKNLPISIATPIRATSPLWTILLAVSFANERPMVAQWVGMALIMVSFYAFSKVGRREGIHFRHNRAVWLMVAATLVSSFCGLYDKFLLQTVGIKPAVVQAWFSIYLVPVMIPMSLVWWFRDRQKTPFKWRWSIPMIAILLLIADYVYFVAVSDPEALISVISPLRRCSIVIPFLFGILALKEQNWRAKSVCIAILIVGAFLISVA from the coding sequence GTGCTTAGCTGGTATTCTCTGACCCTGATCGCAGCGGTGTTTCTGGGGCTATATGGCATTGCCAAGAAGCATGCGGTCGACGAAAACGCAGTCGCACCGGTTTTGCTGGCGAACGTCAGCACCGCGGCGTTGATATGGAGTATTCCCGTAGCGTGGGAAGTTCTTTCTGGCGAAAGTGACGTCGGTTTCGGACTTTGTCAGCTGGGAGCGATCGAGCATCTTCAGCTGTTTTTGAAGTCCGCGATGGTGGGCACGTCCTGGATGTTCGCATTCGTTGCGTTGAAGAATTTGCCGATTTCGATCGCGACACCGATTCGAGCCACCAGTCCGCTGTGGACGATCCTGTTGGCGGTTAGTTTCGCCAATGAACGACCGATGGTGGCGCAGTGGGTTGGAATGGCGTTGATCATGGTTTCGTTTTACGCGTTTTCGAAAGTCGGGCGGAGAGAAGGCATTCACTTTCGGCACAACCGGGCAGTTTGGCTGATGGTGGCAGCGACGTTAGTCAGTTCATTTTGCGGTTTGTACGACAAGTTTCTGTTGCAAACCGTCGGGATCAAGCCAGCGGTCGTGCAAGCCTGGTTCTCGATCTATTTGGTTCCGGTCATGATTCCAATGAGCCTCGTTTGGTGGTTTCGCGATCGACAGAAGACTCCTTTTAAGTGGCGTTGGTCGATCCCGATGATCGCGATCTTGCTGCTGATCGCGGACTACGTTTACTTCGTCGCTGTTTCAGATCCGGAGGCTTTGATCTCGGTGATCTCGCCGCTGCGTCGTTGCTCCATCGTGATTCCTTTCCTGTTTGGGATTTTGGCGCTCAAGGAACAGAACTGGCGGGCAAAATCGGTCTGTATTGCGATTCTAATTGTGGGTGCGTTTTTGATTAGTGTTGCCTGA